The Flammeovirga yaeyamensis genome segment CTTATTTCCTCCGCTTTATCTAAATAGTAAACTTTATCTTTCTCATAATCCCTTTTGATCATTTGTGCCTGCTCAACTTGCTTCAGCTTTTTGATCAACATTTGGATTTCCTCTTCTACCTCATCGAGTTTACCCGTATCAATACCTTTTTCTTCCAGAAGACCTTTACGTTCCTCTTCCAACTGCCTTAATCGCTTATCATGATCGTTTTGATAGGCCGACCATTCCTTTTCAAGCGTAGCAATATTGGCTTCAATTTCTGAAACCACAGTATTGATTTTATTATTGAAGACATCAGATGTTTCTCTTTCTCTCGACCACTTATCATCTTTTAAGTCTGATAATTTACCCTCGATCAATTCGCAATTTTCTGATGCAATACGAAGCTTTCTTCTCAACTCAACAAGTGCGTCTTCTTTCATTTCGTCCGCTTTGCTGATGATCGATGCTTCTTGCTCTCTCGCTTTTTGAAGATCACCTTCAAATTCTTCGAGTTTTTGATTAAACTCCGAAAGCTTCTGCTCCAATCTAGAAAGTTTCTTTGAAGACGATTCTAATAACTTAGCAACTTTTTGATCTACCACCGAGTCAAGATCATCCAAATTTTCTTTGGCTGATTTTAACTGGTTTTTCTTTTGCTCCAATGTGGAAGCAATGTGATCAGTTGCTGTTACCTGAGCCACTAAAGAAGAGGTATCCAAATCAATTCCATAAAAAGAAGAACCGTCTACTATCTGAGGGTTCAAGTCTTTTCTAGACAATAGATTCTCGTCACATACCTTACCAATTGTTTCTGCCCAATCGGATTTATTCTGATCTAAAAAGGCTCTTAATGTACCTTCATAATTCTCTTGACGTACTTTCCATTCTTCTACCTCATCAGAAATCAAAGTGACTTGTCTTTCCAACTCAGCTTGCTGACTCATCGCTTCTTTACGGATAATCTGCTCCTCCAAACGCTTACGTTCTTTGGTATTCGCAATATCGTGTTCCGTTTCAGAAATGTTGTGCTTTAGATCAGAAATTTCTTGAGATAGTTTCACCCTTTTGGTATTACTTTCCATCAATAAAGACTTCGAAAAATCTTTCTCCTTTTCCATTTCTAAAGCTACGGATGCTCTTGTTCTAATCTCTTTTGCTTCATCCAATTCGTTTCTCAACTCCTCTTCCTGAGCAAAATATTTATTTCGAAGCTCTTCTAAAGCCTGTTGTTTTTCTGAAGTAAACTTGTCCTTTTGAGCATGCAACTGCTCTCTTTGCTGTTGCTTCTCTTCGTTGAACTCGTTCTTTCTTGTAGAATATTTCGATAGAAGAGATTTCTTCTGTTCCTCTATCAAATGCTCAACCTCTACTGTTTTAGCCACCAACATTTGTTTTACCTCTTGTTGATAAGCCAACTGATCATTCAATCGAGGACCTTCCGTACTCAATTCCAATAATTGATCAACTGTGTAAGCCGTTCCATCGATAGAGATCGATTGATATTCCTTTTCTCTCCTTTCAATTTCCTTGAGTGTCGCTTTCGTCTCCCCAAGTTCTTGATTGACCTCCGCCGTTTTTGTTTGATATGTATTTTCAGCCTTTTCGTATTTAGCTTTCATCGCATTTTCTTCCTCCTGCATCTCTGCAAGAAGTCGTTCGCTATCTGCCAAATGTTTCTGAGCCAAAGCTACGCCACCACCAATTTGATGTGCCAAACGTTTTTGGTAATTCAGTTGCTGATTGATCTCTGCTTCTAAAGAAACAATTTCCTCAGCACCTGCTTTATTCTTTTCGAAGTCTTCAAAATCGGTTAACTGATCGTCAAATTCATGAATAAAATTGGCGATAGTTTCTAAAGAGATAGGTTGCATTTCGAAGTCGGCTGAAGCGGCCTCTGCAATGGCTCTTTTGATATAATCCGATTTCAATCCAGACGAACGGAAAATATTCGTGATCGCTTTTGGAATACCTTCTACATGCTGACTTTTCACACCTGCAGATGGTTTCAACAGGCTAAACTGTGCATTATAGCGACTCACACCATAAATCACCTTTCGTAAATCAGCAAATCTTCTGATCTCATCGGAGACCATTACTGACTTTTCGGTCACGTTTTCCAGGACCTCATCATGACTACATGCTTTACGATCTCGGATAAAATAATCTTTATCGTAAGCTGCATCAATAAATCTGAAACGAAGACGGCCACCCGATTTATACACCATCAAACAGTGCTTTCCTCTAGGAGTCACGATTTCGTAAATCAGACGAGCATTCAAGTCTTGGAAATAATATTCAGAGAATGACATCTGCTGTTCTTTAATGCCCAATTCTCTTTTTTCCGAAGTGGCGTGATAGAAAAACAACACGGCACGAAGCACTGTCGTTTTACCAAAGCCATTTGATCCTACAAAGTGAATATTTCCACCAAGATCAACTTCTGCATAATCAAAACCTGCACTTTTAATAAGTACAAGCTTGTTCAAATATCTTTTTGGTGTTACTGTTGTATTCATTCGTTGGTAGGATCAATATCAATTAAATCGACAATATCTTTTAAGTAGTTATAAGATGATAAAACAATGAAGCCTTCGTTTTCATCGTCCTCACAATCCATAAAACCCTGTCTTCTCATTTCTTCTACTAGATCTCTCACTTTATCGTGAGTCGAAATGCTTTTATCTGATGATAATCGCTGCAGTTGATCGTTAAGGTCAGTCTCCACATTGCATTTATGCACAATGTCTTTGATGTAAAACCTCATACCCTCACCAAACCCTGGGGCAAATGTGGCAAAGAAAGCCAAGCGATCGATATATTTATAAAAACGTTCGATCTTCTCCTCAATCGTCTGACGACCACCTTCTCTGGAGAAGTAGTAATAATTATTTCCTTTCTTTAAATGAAAGCCTAGCGGTGCGTAAACACTTTCGAAACCACTAAAATATTCGTCTACTTGGTCGTACAATTTTCGAATATCTGGCTTAATGGCATTGGCACTTAAAAACTGCCCTCTACTCAATAATTCAAATACTCTTCTGGTACTTGTATGATCTATATTCATGTTATTTTTTTTCTTTTGGTCGGATAAAAGCAAACTGTTTTCCATTCTCTTCTACTTGTCGGGCAGGATCAAATGGATTTTCTGCTAAGCCGAAATCCATCTCGTCTTCAAAAATCAAGGCCACCTGACAATAGATTTTGATCAACTGATCTTCGTCCATTTTTTCTCCAAAATCATAAGACTTTACAAAAGAAAGGAGATCGTTGTCTTGAAGGAAGAAGGCTCTTTTCAGTTTTGCAAAATCGACGTGAAGCATAGTTTGCTGTTGAGGATCCAATAAATCGCCATCGATATCCAATTCTGCTTGAAGCTGCATTCTAATTTTATGCTGTCTTCTTAAAGCTACTCTTTCGATGATATCCAAACCGTCATCCCCTCTTAAATATTCTAGATCCAAATGTGTTTGGAAACGAAGCTGAGTATCGAAGAATAAAGCATTTTCGTGAGCGAAAACTTCTTCCACATTCGTTCTAACTTCCAGTTCATAGAGGTCTCTCAACTTTTTAAGTTGGATAATTTTCTTGTGTTGACGATCAAGTTCTGCGATCTGATTAATGAACCTTACAATCTCCTGTCTCAAGGCAATCAGGTTATGTCTTGCCATTGTCAGGTGAGTGCCTTTCAGTTCATTCACGATCAAACGTAGCCCTTCATCAGGAACGACTCTAAAAAATGCATTTTCTAAAAGTTCTTCTGCGTTCTTAATCAATCCAAGTAGTTTCTCGGCTTGTTCGTTATGGTCCTCAATTTTGACTCTCTTCAACTCAATCGATGAGGCAGTTTTGTATTCCTGCTTCACCAAGTTGTTCAGCGTACCGGCATTCTTACGAATTACTCTACCGATACTCATCAAATATCTTTTGATACGGTGAAGGTAGCGTTCTCTTTCTCGGCTATCTTCATCTATTTCGTAGAGGTAAATGTTTTTTTTCAGAATTCTGATAGATTCATCAACCTCATAGTTTCTAATATCTTCGTTGATTTCCAGGAAATCCTCGACAAAATTTAATAAGCGTTCTTCCAAACGGGCAGGCTCCCCTTCTTGTAAAGAAATCATCCCTCTTGCTTTGGCTTGAAGAATTTCTTTCTCTTTACCGTCTGCGATCTCAGTGAGTTCATCAAAAGATGCACTTTTCCTCTTAAAGAGATGGTT includes the following:
- a CDS encoding ATP-binding protein, with translation MNTTVTPKRYLNKLVLIKSAGFDYAEVDLGGNIHFVGSNGFGKTTVLRAVLFFYHATSEKRELGIKEQQMSFSEYYFQDLNARLIYEIVTPRGKHCLMVYKSGGRLRFRFIDAAYDKDYFIRDRKACSHDEVLENVTEKSVMVSDEIRRFADLRKVIYGVSRYNAQFSLLKPSAGVKSQHVEGIPKAITNIFRSSGLKSDYIKRAIAEAASADFEMQPISLETIANFIHEFDDQLTDFEDFEKNKAGAEEIVSLEAEINQQLNYQKRLAHQIGGGVALAQKHLADSERLLAEMQEEENAMKAKYEKAENTYQTKTAEVNQELGETKATLKEIERREKEYQSISIDGTAYTVDQLLELSTEGPRLNDQLAYQQEVKQMLVAKTVEVEHLIEEQKKSLLSKYSTRKNEFNEEKQQQREQLHAQKDKFTSEKQQALEELRNKYFAQEEELRNELDEAKEIRTRASVALEMEKEKDFSKSLLMESNTKRVKLSQEISDLKHNISETEHDIANTKERKRLEEQIIRKEAMSQQAELERQVTLISDEVEEWKVRQENYEGTLRAFLDQNKSDWAETIGKVCDENLLSRKDLNPQIVDGSSFYGIDLDTSSLVAQVTATDHIASTLEQKKNQLKSAKENLDDLDSVVDQKVAKLLESSSKKLSRLEQKLSEFNQKLEEFEGDLQKAREQEASIISKADEMKEDALVELRRKLRIASENCELIEGKLSDLKDDKWSRERETSDVFNNKINTVVSEIEANIATLEKEWSAYQNDHDKRLRQLEEERKGLLEEKGIDTGKLDEVEEEIQMLIKKLKQVEQAQMIKRDYEKDKVYYLDKAEEIRNQLKHQEKEIEKLKAAYDQAVEEYEEQLNHLDDKRDNYRRTKDQSNHLLKQYKAAREEDEQAYERLKKYLDEGADAVNEAEINDSDLSFLLTELRKSLKERGRLTSSFKSKGQIFTGVFRKDNHLKIPTLYAQSSLQEFTYLAKNILPSLLDGERLDHMRDQLEKQHREIISSVARQVKDLSDTSDLIKKIVREINNSFARSNFVGVVKSIELEYNENNTPLLTTLKKIYRLNEDVSFSDQGDIFKVNVNASAKDSRQSVQLLKDLRRVIRDHNQKQITLEDTFMLRFRVIENNNDTGWVEKLSNVGSEGTDVLVKSMIYITLLTVFQENAYKEQNDYFVHCVIDEVGKLSDRYLRDLIHYTSSKNIRLIFGSPNENDPSIYDHVLKLERSSKTNKASVVKLVSEM
- a CDS encoding condensin complex protein MksE, which translates into the protein MNIDHTSTRRVFELLSRGQFLSANAIKPDIRKLYDQVDEYFSGFESVYAPLGFHLKKGNNYYYFSREGGRQTIEEKIERFYKYIDRLAFFATFAPGFGEGMRFYIKDIVHKCNVETDLNDQLQRLSSDKSISTHDKVRDLVEEMRRQGFMDCEDDENEGFIVLSSYNYLKDIVDLIDIDPTNE